From one Lysinibacillus sp. G4S2 genomic stretch:
- the ltrA gene encoding group II intron reverse transcriptase/maturase, with amino-acid sequence MQKQFDLLYARSVDGQNFYDLLDIMQSRENIQLAYRNIKKNTGSKTAGFDGQTIEDIKQLKVSKVVSTIQKMFTHYRPQAVRRVFIPKANGKTRPLGIPTIWDRLFQQCILQVLEPICEARFYKHSYGFRPNRSTHHAKARFETLINRACLYHCVDVDIKGFFDNVNHGKLLKQMWTIGIRDKALLSIISRLLKAEIIGEGFPSKGTPQGGILSPLLSNVVLNELDWWVSNQWESYETERAYKNKMSKNQALKKTNLKHCYIVRYADDFKILCRTRSQAIRMFHAVKDFLSTRLHLEISDEKSKVVNLKKNSSEFLGFRIKAHYKKTAKRTLYVAHSHMTKKALNNAQIKLKKAVKTIQKHQCIQNVWRFNTVVMGIQNYYAVASHITDDLTELNHRIHRTLHNRLKGIRKEATLQDFTKSLLKRYNRYECKIYKIKEMALAPIHAQRCRINLNFSQTICNYTTEGRNKIHHSLKAINKQTLITVMQQFIPQRSIEYNDNRISRFIAQYGKCAVTGVELSFDDWHCHHKTPYYLLQDDSYGNLIIVNESIHRLTHLKDLEKIKVLLKVLHLDKKQLKKVNELREQCLNEAI; translated from the coding sequence CAAAATTTTTATGATTTATTAGATATAATGCAATCGCGTGAAAACATTCAATTAGCGTACCGTAATATCAAGAAAAATACGGGTAGTAAAACGGCTGGGTTTGATGGTCAAACAATTGAAGATATTAAACAATTAAAAGTATCCAAAGTTGTATCAACGATACAAAAGATGTTTACACACTATCGCCCACAAGCAGTACGACGTGTTTTTATTCCAAAGGCAAATGGGAAAACACGACCGCTAGGTATTCCGACAATTTGGGATAGGTTATTTCAACAGTGTATTTTACAAGTATTAGAACCAATTTGTGAAGCAAGATTCTATAAGCATAGCTATGGATTCAGACCCAACCGTAGTACACATCATGCTAAGGCACGTTTTGAAACATTGATAAATCGAGCGTGTTTATATCATTGTGTAGACGTTGATATAAAAGGATTCTTTGACAACGTAAATCATGGAAAACTGCTCAAACAAATGTGGACAATAGGCATTCGAGACAAAGCCCTTCTTTCGATTATTTCGCGTCTTTTAAAAGCGGAAATCATAGGTGAAGGTTTTCCATCGAAAGGAACACCGCAAGGTGGGATACTATCCCCACTCCTATCAAACGTCGTATTAAATGAACTTGATTGGTGGGTTAGTAATCAATGGGAAAGCTATGAAACGGAGAGAGCTTACAAAAACAAAATGAGTAAGAATCAAGCGTTAAAGAAAACGAATTTAAAGCATTGCTATATCGTGAGGTACGCAGATGACTTTAAAATTCTTTGTCGAACACGTTCTCAAGCAATACGAATGTTCCATGCAGTTAAAGATTTCCTCTCTACACGTTTGCATCTAGAAATTAGCGATGAGAAATCGAAAGTTGTGAATCTAAAGAAAAATTCTTCCGAATTTCTAGGCTTCCGTATTAAAGCCCATTATAAGAAAACAGCGAAGCGTACCCTATATGTTGCGCATTCACATATGACGAAGAAGGCTTTAAACAATGCACAAATAAAACTGAAAAAAGCGGTTAAGACAATACAAAAACATCAATGTATTCAAAATGTTTGGCGATTTAATACGGTTGTCATGGGTATCCAAAACTATTACGCCGTAGCGTCGCACATTACAGATGATTTAACTGAGCTGAACCATCGTATTCATAGAACGTTACACAATCGTTTAAAAGGCATTAGAAAAGAAGCGACGCTTCAAGACTTCACGAAATCCTTACTGAAAAGGTATAACAGATACGAATGCAAGATTTATAAAATTAAAGAAATGGCACTCGCTCCAATTCATGCCCAACGTTGCCGAATAAACCTAAACTTCTCACAAACCATCTGTAATTATACTACCGAAGGTAGAAATAAAATTCATCATAGTTTGAAAGCTATTAATAAACAAACGCTTATTACTGTGATGCAACAGTTCATTCCTCAACGCTCCATTGAGTATAACGATAATCGTATTAGTCGATTTATTGCGCAATATGGTAAATGTGCTGTAACTGGGGTTGAACTTAGCTTTGATGACTGGCACTGTCACCACAAAACTCCATATTATTTATTGCAAGATGATTCCTACGGTAATTTAATTATTGTCAATGAATCAATTCATCGACTAACCCATCTTAAAGACCTTGAGAAAATAAAAGTACTCTTGAAAGTACTTCATCTAGATAAAAAGCAACTAAAAAAAGTAAATGAATTGCGTGAGCAATGTCTGAACGAAGCAATCTAA
- a CDS encoding serine hydrolase domain-containing protein, with amino-acid sequence MGKIILMVAIILGLNTLIPIAYADSNDKIHKIEQFVEEQMEISQIPGISVVIVEKGKTVYQKGFGYADVKEKIPVTSQTLFELASTSKAFIGLAILQLEKEGLLKRTDDVRKYIPWLELEYEGEPQTITINQLLHQTSGIASNTIVHIPESNAENALELTVRTLLDQPLNRKPGSSFEYATINYDVLGLVIENVSKQSYDLYIKEQLLEQIGMKDSYVGLHQVQSDELATGYKIGFMREQEYTPPIYRGNIPAGYIVSNTNDIAKWLNLQLGAIQNDTISKQTIEQSHIPDQSVEPILQDTYYASGWRVEEKNDKRYIWHDGANPTFSSYFIMQPDEQIGVAILSNMDTTFTTAIGKSVMDLWEGNNVNLDHTDGYQEVDKVLTILCIIIGCLGIIFSILLLRNLWKFKRKQRAWALLKGKRIFLFVFHSLFVAVILILVMVAPKIFNMNWEYIKVWGPTSISVIYSGIATIIIYYLFVLWLIITKKVSLLERKYIHK; translated from the coding sequence ATGGGAAAAATAATTCTAATGGTCGCTATAATTCTAGGACTAAATACTTTGATTCCAATAGCTTATGCAGACTCAAATGATAAAATTCATAAGATTGAACAATTTGTTGAAGAACAAATGGAAATTAGTCAAATTCCTGGAATATCGGTAGTTATTGTAGAGAAGGGAAAAACAGTTTATCAAAAAGGTTTCGGGTACGCAGATGTAAAGGAGAAAATCCCTGTTACTTCCCAAACATTATTTGAACTAGCATCAACATCAAAAGCATTTATAGGTCTAGCCATTTTACAATTAGAAAAAGAAGGATTATTAAAACGAACTGATGATGTACGAAAATACATCCCATGGCTGGAGTTAGAATATGAAGGAGAACCACAGACCATTACAATAAATCAATTGCTTCATCAAACCAGCGGGATTGCTTCGAACACCATTGTACATATTCCTGAAAGTAACGCCGAGAACGCACTTGAATTAACAGTAAGAACCCTGCTTGATCAGCCTTTGAATCGTAAACCAGGTAGCTCATTTGAATACGCTACCATCAATTATGACGTTTTGGGGCTAGTCATTGAGAATGTTTCAAAACAGTCATATGACTTGTATATAAAAGAACAATTATTAGAACAAATCGGAATGAAGGATTCCTATGTTGGCTTACATCAAGTTCAGTCTGATGAGTTGGCAACTGGTTATAAAATAGGATTCATGAGAGAGCAAGAATATACACCGCCTATTTATCGAGGAAATATACCTGCTGGTTATATTGTCAGCAATACAAACGATATCGCAAAATGGCTAAACCTACAGTTAGGAGCCATCCAAAACGATACGATTAGTAAACAAACAATCGAACAATCGCACATCCCTGATCAATCCGTAGAGCCTATCCTTCAAGACACCTATTATGCAAGTGGGTGGAGAGTTGAAGAAAAGAATGACAAACGATACATATGGCACGATGGGGCAAATCCAACGTTTTCTTCTTATTTCATCATGCAACCTGATGAACAAATAGGGGTAGCCATTTTATCCAATATGGATACAACCTTTACAACAGCAATAGGTAAAAGCGTTATGGATTTATGGGAAGGAAATAATGTTAACTTGGATCATACTGACGGATATCAAGAGGTGGATAAAGTCTTAACGATTCTCTGTATTATTATTGGCTGTCTAGGGATAATTTTTAGTATTTTATTGCTAAGAAACTTATGGAAGTTTAAAAGAAAACAACGAGCTTGGGCATTGTTGAAAGGGAAGAGAATTTTTCTATTTGTGTTCCATTCACTGTTTGTAGCTGTGATTTTAATACTTGTGATGGTGGCTCCTAAAATATTCAATATGAATTGGGAGTATATTAAAGTATGGGGACCAACTTCAATTTCGGTGATTTATAGTGGAATAGCAACAATTATCATTTATTATTTATTCGTATTATGGCTAATTATTACCAAAAAGGTATCTTTATTAGAAAGAAAGTATATTCACAAATGA
- the groES gene encoding co-chaperone GroES encodes MLRPLGDRIVIELIEVEEKSAFGIVLPDSAKEKPQEGKVVAVGTGRILENGQRVELDVKVDDRIIFSKYSGTEVKYEGNEYLILRESDILAIIE; translated from the coding sequence TTGTTAAGACCACTAGGAGATCGTATTGTAATCGAACTAATCGAGGTAGAAGAAAAATCTGCATTCGGTATTGTACTGCCAGACTCTGCAAAAGAAAAACCGCAAGAAGGTAAAGTTGTAGCAGTTGGGACGGGTCGTATATTAGAGAACGGACAACGTGTAGAGCTTGACGTTAAAGTTGACGACCGCATTATTTTCTCAAAATACTCTGGTACAGAAGTTAAATATGAAGGTAATGAATACCTAATTTTACGCGAAAGCGATATTCTTGCAATTATCGAATAA
- a CDS encoding type II CAAX endopeptidase family protein, translating into MERILTLTTSQKIDKHKKTALYVLLIYILMQISGKWLLRPFHKLVMSITGLPHEQAAPLTQGWYIALSFAIALILCLILTSRDKAFWDIYKGKKETIPLTIVWGIIGFFLVFFGQMIGASIEMYVFGIQGGSENTADIVTIAKGAPIAILAIVVFGPILEEFVFRRVIFGSLVQTTNFWVAAIVSAIFFGLIHFDFSHILLYTICGLIFAFLYHKTKRIWTSIIAHIMLNGFVTLVQVYAEPIQKLLEELEKMQ; encoded by the coding sequence ATGGAAAGGATTTTGACGTTGACTACTTCTCAAAAAATAGATAAACATAAAAAAACAGCCCTTTATGTTTTACTAATTTATATTCTCATGCAGATATCAGGCAAATGGCTGTTAAGACCGTTTCACAAGCTTGTTATGAGCATAACCGGTTTACCCCATGAGCAAGCCGCTCCGCTTACGCAAGGCTGGTATATCGCACTTAGCTTTGCTATTGCATTAATTTTATGTTTGATCCTAACATCACGCGATAAAGCGTTTTGGGATATTTATAAAGGAAAGAAAGAAACTATACCACTCACAATTGTGTGGGGAATTATTGGTTTCTTCTTAGTTTTCTTTGGTCAAATGATTGGCGCGTCTATAGAAATGTATGTCTTCGGTATCCAAGGTGGGTCAGAAAACACAGCTGATATTGTAACTATTGCGAAAGGCGCTCCTATTGCAATACTAGCAATTGTCGTGTTTGGACCAATTTTAGAAGAGTTTGTCTTCCGTCGTGTTATTTTTGGATCGCTTGTCCAAACAACTAATTTTTGGGTAGCCGCAATCGTAAGTGCCATTTTCTTCGGACTTATTCATTTCGACTTCTCACATATTTTACTTTATACAATTTGTGGATTGATTTTTGCCTTCTTATATCACAAAACAAAACGCATTTGGACGTCCATTATCGCCCATATTATGCTTAATGGTTTTGTGACACTTGTACAAGTGTATGCAGAACCAATCCAAAAGTTGCTTGAAGAACTAGAAAAAATGCAATAA